The Prevotella melaninogenica genome window below encodes:
- a CDS encoding LemA family protein encodes MANSLDEVTGPVNDAGRDVHVIDKQLPVEVGFGSTLFQIALWVVGPVLVLLFVLLLGSTMTNPLLVGVVGCLVGILPGVIFIFMKISARNYFQKLEQRIQAEASNIDNYLEQRVQILQNVVGLVERAIDLDKDVMKAVAALRSGSVNEGNRSDVNAQVNTAFGRLFPQVEAYPELKAHNAIADAMQQNNYLQREITAARTVYNSRVTQWNTDIFSWPTKMIVAAQQGYTTRIPFTATAETREAARGKFF; translated from the coding sequence ATGGCAAATTCATTAGACGAAGTGACAGGACCAGTTAATGATGCTGGCCGTGATGTGCATGTAATAGACAAGCAACTTCCTGTTGAAGTTGGTTTTGGTTCAACCCTCTTTCAGATTGCTTTGTGGGTAGTTGGTCCAGTGTTGGTATTGTTGTTTGTGCTGTTATTGGGTAGTACGATGACAAATCCATTGCTTGTAGGTGTTGTAGGCTGTTTGGTGGGAATCCTTCCAGGTGTTATCTTTATCTTTATGAAGATATCAGCTCGCAATTATTTCCAGAAGTTAGAACAGCGTATTCAGGCTGAGGCGTCTAATATTGATAACTATTTGGAACAGCGCGTACAGATACTGCAGAACGTAGTTGGATTGGTAGAACGTGCTATCGATCTTGATAAAGATGTGATGAAAGCCGTTGCAGCCCTTCGTAGTGGTAGTGTGAATGAGGGAAATAGAAGTGATGTGAATGCACAAGTAAATACAGCCTTCGGTCGACTCTTTCCACAGGTTGAGGCTTATCCAGAGTTGAAAGCACACAATGCCATTGCTGATGCGATGCAGCAGAATAACTACTTGCAGCGTGAGATTACGGCAGCCCGTACTGTTTATAACAGTCGTGTGACACAATGGAATACTGATATCTTCTCTTGGCCAACAAAGATGATTGTTGCTGCTCAGCAGGGTTATACAACACGCATACCATTCACTGCAACAGCAGAAACACGAGAGGCTGCAAGAGGTAAGTTCTTCTAA
- a CDS encoding Gfo/Idh/MocA family protein — MGYLDNIIGRYKYIRSMRELNHTYTQQYALVGFGNHCANNLLPVIQYLQLPLKYICCTSEKKAELISQKYKGVKGTTSLQDILLDDTVSGVFVAANPHSHFQIATETIKAGKSLFIEKPPCENERELKSLIDTIMLYGSQHIVVGLQRRFAPATQVLKKRLKGDGKRHYHYRYLTGLYPEGDTLLDLFIHPLDYVIFLFGEAKIKSLDVIRSRDGAQTLFLVLEHQDITGMLELSTDYSWKEAQEQLNISTDKGLYVLENMERLDFMPRRSALLGIPLEKVFPNNGAIICLYGRNNFVPTIGNNQIVSQGFFSEIQAFADMVENRCEDNHAFCLESVKHVYSLMAEIKKYMNIIDDQIL; from the coding sequence ATGGGATATTTAGATAACATCATAGGCAGATACAAGTATATACGCAGTATGAGAGAGTTGAATCATACTTACACGCAACAGTATGCTCTTGTTGGGTTTGGCAATCATTGTGCAAACAACCTTCTGCCCGTCATACAGTATCTTCAGTTACCACTGAAATATATCTGCTGTACCTCAGAGAAGAAAGCCGAACTGATTTCTCAAAAGTATAAAGGAGTCAAAGGAACAACTTCTTTACAGGATATACTGCTTGATGATACTGTTTCTGGTGTTTTTGTGGCAGCTAATCCTCATTCACACTTTCAGATTGCAACCGAAACTATAAAAGCAGGAAAGTCCTTATTTATAGAGAAACCACCCTGTGAGAATGAAAGAGAATTAAAGTCTTTGATCGATACTATCATGCTATATGGCTCACAACATATCGTTGTCGGACTGCAAAGGCGTTTTGCCCCTGCCACTCAAGTATTGAAAAAACGATTGAAAGGTGACGGCAAACGGCATTATCATTATCGCTATCTGACAGGATTATACCCTGAAGGAGATACTTTACTTGACCTATTCATCCATCCTCTTGACTATGTAATATTCCTTTTTGGAGAGGCAAAGATAAAGAGCTTGGATGTCATTCGCAGTAGAGATGGTGCCCAAACTTTGTTTCTTGTATTGGAGCACCAAGATATAACAGGTATGTTGGAACTATCAACAGATTATTCTTGGAAAGAAGCACAGGAACAGCTAAATATCAGTACAGATAAAGGACTTTATGTGTTGGAAAACATGGAGCGACTTGATTTCATGCCGAGACGCTCAGCATTGTTAGGGATTCCGTTGGAGAAAGTCTTTCCAAACAATGGAGCAATAATTTGTCTCTACGGAAGAAACAACTTTGTCCCAACTATTGGGAATAACCAAATTGTGTCACAAGGGTTCTTCTCGGAAATTCAAGCGTTTGCCGATATGGTTGAAAACAGATGCGAGGATAATCATGCCTTTTGCTTGGAAAGTGTCAAGCATGTTTATTCCTTAATGGCAGAAATAAAGAAGTATATGAACATAATTGACGACCAAATATTATAA
- a CDS encoding radical SAM/SPASM domain-containing protein, with translation MYSIYDYIHNGMVFVNNVVRRQHKELTSLMIYSTTSCQSRCKHCSIWKKPTENLSLVDISRIMNSKCVTKSTIVGLEGGEFILHPEADNILEWFDTNHPNYTLLSNCLATNKVISAVKNHHPKHLYISLDGNIETYRYMRGRDGYDKVIKVIEACKDIVPISLMFCLSPWNSFEDMRHVIDCAKQYNIDVRIGIYSTMSFFDTTKDLIESNDADFISQIPSSIHQTYENFDFVALYDEWKNKRLKLRCHSIFSELVIHSNGDVPLCQNLDVILGNIHENTLDEIFNSRNTCKIQCQYSKECNQCWINYHRKYDIILLRNIEKIIPKRLIELFYGKYQWTINRQTTYNKHFKRIKAKLKWDI, from the coding sequence ATGTACAGTATTTATGACTACATCCACAATGGAATGGTATTTGTCAACAATGTAGTACGCAGACAGCATAAGGAACTTACCTCTCTAATGATATATTCCACAACAAGTTGTCAGTCTCGTTGCAAACACTGTTCCATTTGGAAAAAACCTACAGAAAATCTAAGTCTGGTTGATATTAGCAGAATAATGAATAGTAAATGTGTAACAAAAAGCACGATAGTAGGTTTGGAAGGAGGTGAGTTTATCCTCCATCCCGAAGCAGACAATATATTAGAATGGTTTGATACTAACCATCCTAATTATACATTGCTGTCCAACTGCCTTGCAACGAACAAGGTAATTTCTGCTGTAAAGAATCATCATCCCAAACATTTATACATATCACTTGACGGCAATATAGAAACCTATCGTTATATGCGTGGGAGAGATGGGTATGACAAAGTGATTAAGGTTATAGAGGCATGTAAAGACATCGTACCTATCTCCCTAATGTTTTGTCTTTCTCCATGGAACTCGTTTGAGGATATGAGGCATGTCATAGATTGTGCTAAACAATATAACATTGATGTACGTATTGGCATTTACAGCACAATGTCATTCTTCGACACAACCAAAGATTTAATAGAATCCAATGATGCGGATTTCATCAGCCAGATACCCTCTTCCATACATCAAACATATGAGAACTTTGACTTTGTAGCTTTGTATGACGAGTGGAAGAATAAAAGACTGAAGTTACGGTGTCATAGCATATTCAGTGAATTGGTCATACATTCTAATGGGGATGTCCCCTTATGCCAGAATTTAGATGTAATCTTGGGTAATATTCACGAGAATACACTCGATGAGATATTCAATTCAAGGAATACGTGCAAAATTCAATGTCAGTACTCCAAAGAATGCAATCAATGTTGGATCAACTATCACCGAAAATATGACATTATCCTGTTAAGAAATATAGAAAAGATAATCCCCAAACGATTGATAGAGTTGTTTTATGGGAAATATCAATGGACCATCAACAGGCAAACTACCTATAATAAACATTTCAAACGAATAAAAGCAAAGCTAAAATGGGATATTTAG
- a CDS encoding sigma-70 family RNA polymerase sigma factor produces MKIDVNIDACKQGEREALGNLYKAYSDRLKRICLHYVEDESTAEDILHDAFIIIFTSINSLKDNSKLEGWMITIVRNLSLRFLQSTEKSNILLSSLGKDVLSEEDDKEKNIELELLLSAIELLPEGNREIFKLSVLDGLSHKEIGDLLGINPHSSSSQLARAKKMLRVILIKYWMLFLLPILIPVYIYFVTRDKFVDTSDNSSTALDTHHNFPKRVQQNGAASQKNGQPRYSIPSSAIGNDRRVLVKKTIPTEDISSQIITDSVESEQQPVFFHVDSLPKYLATGEISIDDSVLRIPQISEDKMLASNGNMNLDVNHKKKYPWTFNFGYSSNAGANGAMSNLNYLSVVDYANGGAAAKLYTWDDYVNYLVRNNALMDSVERAKMSWIALNNATEGNASLGEKAYHYRPKTFSLSLNKQLSSHWTFGTGLTYTRMKSDFESEFHGATLLKTQKIDYVGIPLRLTYRIWSKGRFNAYTTGGVTFEMPVHSSLDKKYIITSDSSYTLKGDIKPRYQWSVNLGAGVQYKLFKPFSLYIEPNMFYYFRNGSSLETYRTEHPFIITVPFGLRLTW; encoded by the coding sequence ATGAAAATAGATGTTAATATAGACGCATGTAAACAGGGAGAACGTGAGGCTCTCGGAAATTTATATAAGGCATATTCCGACAGATTAAAGAGAATATGCCTGCACTATGTGGAAGATGAAAGTACGGCAGAAGATATTTTACACGATGCTTTTATCATCATTTTTACCTCTATTAATTCGCTGAAGGACAACTCAAAATTGGAAGGATGGATGATAACGATTGTGAGAAACCTTTCGTTGAGGTTCCTACAAAGTACAGAAAAAAGTAATATTCTTTTATCCAGTCTGGGGAAAGATGTGTTGAGCGAAGAAGACGATAAAGAAAAGAATATAGAGCTGGAGTTGTTGCTGTCAGCGATAGAACTGTTACCAGAGGGGAACCGAGAAATATTCAAACTCTCAGTGTTGGACGGTCTTTCACATAAGGAAATAGGGGATCTGCTTGGTATCAATCCACATAGTTCTTCTTCGCAGTTGGCTCGGGCAAAGAAAATGCTACGTGTCATATTGATTAAGTATTGGATGCTATTCTTGCTTCCCATCCTGATACCTGTCTATATCTATTTCGTAACGAGGGACAAGTTCGTTGATACATCTGATAATAGTTCAACGGCTTTAGATACTCATCATAACTTTCCAAAACGAGTTCAACAAAATGGAGCTGCTTCTCAAAAGAATGGGCAGCCAAGGTATTCTATACCTTCAAGCGCTATTGGAAATGATAGGCGTGTTTTGGTAAAAAAGACTATTCCTACTGAAGATATTTCTTCACAGATCATAACAGACAGTGTTGAATCAGAGCAGCAGCCAGTATTCTTCCATGTAGATTCCTTGCCAAAGTATTTGGCTACTGGTGAAATCAGTATAGACGACTCCGTGCTCCGTATTCCACAAATTTCAGAAGATAAAATGTTGGCATCGAATGGAAACATGAACCTCGATGTAAACCATAAGAAGAAATACCCGTGGACATTCAACTTCGGCTATTCCTCCAATGCTGGAGCCAATGGAGCTATGTCTAATTTGAACTATCTCTCGGTGGTAGATTATGCTAACGGCGGTGCGGCTGCCAAACTATATACCTGGGATGATTATGTAAATTATTTAGTCAGGAACAATGCGCTGATGGATTCTGTAGAGAGGGCAAAAATGTCATGGATTGCACTGAATAATGCAACAGAGGGCAATGCGTCTTTAGGTGAGAAGGCGTACCACTACCGCCCCAAAACCTTTAGTTTGTCGCTCAACAAGCAACTAAGTTCCCATTGGACTTTTGGCACGGGATTGACTTACACAAGAATGAAGTCTGATTTTGAGAGTGAGTTTCATGGTGCGACCTTGTTGAAGACCCAGAAGATTGATTATGTGGGCATACCGTTGCGATTGACCTATCGTATATGGAGCAAGGGACGATTCAATGCCTATACGACCGGTGGAGTGACATTCGAGATGCCAGTTCACAGTTCACTTGATAAGAAGTATATCATAACGTCTGACTCGTCCTACACGTTAAAGGGTGACATCAAGCCACGTTATCAGTGGTCTGTAAACTTAGGTGCCGGTGTGCAGTACAAGCTATTCAAACCTTTCAGCCTGTATATAGAACCAAATATGTTCTATTATTTTAGAAATGGTAGTAGTCTCGAAACTTACCGTACAGAGCATCCGTTTATCATTACCGTACCATTCGGATTACGGCTTACTTGGTAA
- a CDS encoding DUF1266 domain-containing protein, whose product MGLFNYSSKLSDEQLRRISLSAQYQGQQGGDHFTLSSKIGSRAKVLLEQGWGITNRQELCDTIEELLGRCRSLDIAVIKEEMMAEIQEDSGINTEVRRIWSMASIVDKHYITRVGDLSDLLNMLTNYIAAQDSLLANELITSWDTITEKDVIGWDIGRTAYLVRVGVEMKYLNSDEAWDYLEKAYQRAISTFDTWEEFGHSYIIGRCCWTSHPEERDVLGFCNVVKWLMKHPESPWIKVKLK is encoded by the coding sequence ATGGGTCTATTCAACTATTCAAGTAAACTATCCGACGAACAATTACGCCGCATCTCCCTAAGTGCACAATATCAAGGACAGCAGGGAGGAGACCATTTTACACTTTCATCTAAGATTGGTTCACGTGCAAAAGTACTCCTCGAACAAGGATGGGGTATCACAAATCGACAAGAATTATGCGATACGATAGAAGAATTACTCGGACGTTGCCGTTCACTTGATATTGCTGTTATAAAAGAAGAAATGATGGCAGAGATACAAGAAGACAGCGGGATCAACACCGAGGTACGACGTATATGGTCTATGGCAAGTATTGTCGATAAACATTATATTACACGAGTTGGAGATTTAAGTGACTTGCTTAATATGCTAACCAACTATATTGCAGCACAAGATAGTCTACTTGCTAATGAACTGATTACCTCATGGGATACTATAACAGAAAAAGATGTTATAGGATGGGATATAGGGCGCACAGCCTATCTCGTGCGTGTTGGTGTGGAAATGAAATACCTCAACTCTGACGAGGCATGGGATTATCTGGAAAAAGCTTACCAAAGAGCCATCAGCACATTCGACACATGGGAGGAGTTCGGACACTCCTATATCATCGGACGTTGTTGTTGGACTTCTCATCCAGAGGAGCGTGATGTCTTAGGCTTTTGTAACGTAGTGAAATGGCTTATGAAACATCCCGAGAGCCCATGGATAAAAGTTAAGTTGAAATAA
- a CDS encoding relaxase/mobilization nuclease domain-containing protein, whose protein sequence is MIGKCKAIAHGSTALDYIFREGKLGYRLAFHNLCSREPKTIYEEMKVVNDYNSRCRNKFLRIEIGIAPQDEKKLPVSELMGIAHLFAKRMGLDNHQWVAVTHKDTDNRHIHIIANRISLYGEVYDTTFVSNRAAKVAEGISREKGLTIAKEVKAERKHQKAKTNPTREQTKQQVQKICYALLEKYKDTGITGHSMFLYELNKNSITIERMKNKQGKVYGLKFSFGGQSFKASEVGREFGYHSLQKNFEASQKAETNVSAQVIRKSSEHTDTKDAGYQLVPPRLSYSPRATEDTPQIAQAIRAVADTAISAADELVEGVGGMITPMTHGEDYAETAWQRKLRYQANRKKKGRRL, encoded by the coding sequence ATGATAGGAAAATGTAAGGCGATAGCACACGGCAGCACGGCTCTGGACTATATCTTCAGAGAGGGCAAGCTCGGCTATCGGCTTGCCTTCCACAATCTTTGCAGCAGGGAACCAAAGACAATCTATGAGGAAATGAAAGTGGTCAACGACTATAACAGCCGTTGCAGGAACAAGTTTCTCCGTATCGAAATAGGCATTGCACCGCAGGACGAGAAAAAGCTGCCTGTATCCGAGCTTATGGGAATAGCCCATCTGTTTGCCAAGCGAATGGGACTTGACAACCACCAATGGGTGGCAGTAACGCACAAGGATACTGATAATAGGCACATTCACATCATCGCCAACCGCATCAGTCTGTACGGAGAAGTCTATGATACCACCTTTGTGAGCAACAGGGCAGCAAAGGTGGCGGAGGGAATCAGTAGGGAGAAAGGTTTGACTATTGCAAAAGAGGTCAAGGCGGAAAGGAAACACCAAAAGGCAAAGACTAACCCTACAAGAGAACAAACAAAGCAGCAGGTGCAGAAGATTTGTTATGCCTTGCTTGAGAAGTATAAAGATACAGGTATCACGGGGCATTCCATGTTCCTTTACGAGTTGAACAAGAACAGCATCACCATTGAGCGCATGAAGAACAAGCAGGGCAAGGTCTATGGTTTGAAGTTCTCATTTGGCGGACAATCTTTCAAGGCATCGGAAGTGGGCAGGGAGTTTGGCTACCATTCCTTGCAAAAGAATTTCGAGGCAAGTCAGAAAGCCGAGACGAATGTATCTGCCCAAGTAATACGCAAATCGTCAGAGCATACAGATACTAAGGATGCTGGCTATCAACTCGTACCCCCAAGACTTTCATACAGCCCACGAGCAACGGAGGATACTCCACAAATCGCACAGGCTATAAGAGCGGTGGCAGATACAGCTATCAGCGCAGCCGATGAATTGGTGGAGGGAGTAGGTGGAATGATTACGCCAATGACACATGGCGAGGACTATGCCGAGACCGCATGGCAACGTAAGCTCAGATACCAAGCCAATAGGAAAAAGAAAGGACGAAGGCTGTAG
- a CDS encoding plasmid mobilization protein: MSRYKGKAAKWQQQDKEEQKMNKTEFIKVRCTLEEKQRIKSKAESAGRKFSDYCREILLNGEVTAVPKMTDNEREAIAILQHTGRFYGQVSNLIKVKDEDWLHITKNLSLCAKEAFKRFYDPHFRVDDEVYKVLNLTRNDRKM; this comes from the coding sequence ATGAGCAGATACAAGGGAAAAGCTGCCAAATGGCAGCAACAGGATAAGGAAGAACAGAAGATGAACAAGACAGAGTTCATCAAAGTAAGATGTACCTTAGAGGAAAAGCAGCGTATCAAGTCAAAGGCGGAAAGTGCGGGGCGGAAGTTCTCCGATTACTGTCGTGAGATACTCCTTAACGGAGAAGTGACTGCCGTTCCCAAGATGACAGACAATGAGAGGGAAGCCATTGCCATCCTCCAGCATACAGGAAGGTTCTATGGGCAGGTTTCCAATCTCATCAAGGTCAAGGACGAAGATTGGCTACATATCACAAAGAACCTCTCGCTATGTGCCAAAGAAGCATTTAAGCGATTTTACGACCCGCATTTTCGTGTGGACGATGAGGTATATAAGGTCTTAAATCTAACAAGAAATGATAGGAAAATGTAA
- a CDS encoding DUF3408 domain-containing protein, whose product MEKETMMSDKDLSWFLGVEDETENESTSQEATAVPERERPTNKQDTENTMHSEPARNTESATVQRRISAKMRKKTLEAYKQAYLVPTKLNNRKAVYLSRDTQERADFIVRRLGDRGSNLSSFVENIVRQHLEEYGEDIEKWRRL is encoded by the coding sequence ATGGAAAAGGAAACTATGATGAGTGACAAAGACCTTTCATGGTTCTTGGGTGTGGAAGATGAAACAGAGAACGAATCTACTTCACAAGAAGCGACTGCAGTTCCTGAAAGAGAAAGACCAACAAACAAGCAGGACACAGAGAATACCATGCACTCCGAGCCTGCACGGAACACTGAGAGTGCAACTGTTCAAAGACGTATCAGTGCCAAGATGAGAAAGAAAACACTCGAAGCCTACAAGCAAGCCTATCTTGTGCCGACCAAGTTAAACAACCGTAAGGCAGTCTATCTGAGTAGGGATACACAGGAGCGTGCCGACTTCATTGTGCGTAGGTTAGGCGACAGGGGCAGCAACCTTTCAAGCTTTGTGGAGAACATCGTTCGTCAGCATCTGGAGGAATATGGTGAAGATATAGAGAAATGGAGAAGGTTATAA
- a CDS encoding toprim domain-containing protein encodes MKEEDLSRIKRYPIVEYLERKGIKPVRKTPTYAMYRSPLREETHPSFKVDTEKNLWIDYGEGRGGSIIDLCMRMEGCTLSEAIRRLGQNASLDAAYGLSKEKSDIDTSPVTPWQPSGARKLIEVSDTLPSHLEAYLADKRCIDLNRARPFLKCICYEVRGRRYQAIGFANLSGSYELRDDKTFKGTIAPKDITPIFTDRAEPVCIFEGFMDFLSFLSMKEEITNHCLVMNSVSNVARTIRYLNDRHLTNIRAFLDNDEAGRRAVQDFIKTGFHVEDMNIHYKDFKDLNDFHVSRVREQQKRKAQEQTHISITGQNKKSKQVKLKMK; translated from the coding sequence ATGAAAGAAGAAGATTTATCACGTATCAAGCGATACCCCATCGTGGAGTATCTCGAAAGGAAAGGTATCAAACCTGTCCGCAAAACACCTACCTATGCCATGTACCGTTCACCGCTCAGGGAGGAAACGCATCCGAGTTTTAAGGTGGACACAGAGAAGAACCTTTGGATAGATTATGGCGAAGGTAGGGGCGGAAGTATCATCGACCTCTGTATGCGTATGGAGGGATGCACGCTATCGGAAGCCATCCGCCGTTTGGGACAGAACGCTTCCCTTGATGCAGCGTACGGTCTTTCAAAAGAGAAGTCAGACATCGATACCAGTCCAGTCACGCCATGGCAGCCAAGTGGGGCAAGGAAACTGATAGAGGTATCAGACACCTTGCCTTCTCACTTAGAGGCCTATCTTGCCGATAAGCGCTGCATCGACCTTAACAGGGCAAGACCTTTCCTCAAATGTATCTGCTATGAGGTAAGGGGCAGGCGCTATCAAGCCATTGGCTTTGCCAATCTCTCTGGCAGCTATGAGCTTCGGGACGACAAGACGTTCAAGGGAACGATAGCACCGAAGGACATTACTCCGATATTCACGGACAGAGCGGAACCTGTATGTATCTTTGAAGGCTTCATGGACTTCCTCTCCTTCCTTTCGATGAAAGAAGAGATTACCAACCACTGCCTTGTGATGAACTCCGTGAGCAACGTGGCAAGGACTATCCGCTATTTGAATGACCGACACCTCACCAATATCCGCGCCTTCCTTGACAATGATGAAGCAGGACGGAGGGCTGTTCAAGATTTCATAAAGACAGGCTTCCATGTTGAGGACATGAACATACATTACAAAGACTTCAAGGATCTCAACGATTTTCATGTCAGCCGTGTCCGTGAGCAGCAGAAACGGAAAGCGCAGGAACAGACACACATATCAATTACAGGACAAAACAAGAAATCAAAACAAGTCAAACTTAAAATGAAATAG
- a CDS encoding VapE domain-containing protein, producing MQALFECLELSSSLHNFTLRNQTKHIMKKNADKSKSEGGNNMPKRKKTSSKNGEIEIYLSSRYEFRYNTVLGRTEYRSKNDAHFSKVGRYEINTLRREIDNDIGIITSSENLYSIIESSFSPRINPIQEYFKGLPLVDVSSISPFSLKAIPHLASCVVVRNSDKWLQYLTKWLVAVVANAMDDRECCNHTCLVLTGEQGKFKTTFLNLLCPPALHGYSYTGKIYPQEKDTLTYIGQNLIVNIDDQLKALNKRDENELKNLITCPMVKYRMPYDKYVEEHPHLSSFVASVNGNDFLTDPTGSRRFLPFEVLSIDIERAKAISMNNVYAEAKALLKSGFRYWFDDDEIAELYRESEDFQVQTAEMELLLRCFEKPTEDESYSLMTTTEILTYLGIYTHQPLVAKRMGEALKKAGYIKVSKRRNGGSPIYVYKIRKILPCPLLQTCSSQM from the coding sequence ATGCAAGCACTCTTTGAATGCTTGGAACTTTCCAGTTCTCTTCATAACTTCACTCTTAGAAACCAAACCAAGCATATAATGAAGAAGAATGCAGATAAAAGCAAATCGGAGGGAGGAAACAATATGCCCAAGCGAAAAAAGACTTCCTCAAAAAACGGTGAGATAGAAATCTATCTGTCCTCTCGCTATGAGTTCAGATACAACACTGTATTGGGAAGAACCGAATACCGAAGCAAGAACGATGCTCATTTCTCAAAAGTGGGTCGCTATGAAATCAACACGCTCCGAAGGGAGATAGACAACGACATCGGGATAATAACCTCATCAGAAAATCTATACTCTATCATCGAGAGCAGCTTCTCTCCACGCATCAACCCCATACAGGAGTATTTCAAGGGATTGCCATTGGTGGATGTAAGTAGCATTTCTCCCTTTTCACTGAAAGCCATTCCCCACTTGGCAAGTTGCGTAGTCGTGCGCAACTCTGACAAGTGGTTACAATATCTCACCAAGTGGCTTGTGGCGGTGGTCGCCAATGCGATGGACGACCGTGAGTGCTGTAACCACACCTGCCTTGTGCTGACGGGCGAGCAGGGAAAGTTCAAAACTACATTCTTGAATTTGCTCTGCCCACCTGCATTGCATGGCTATAGCTACACAGGCAAGATATATCCGCAGGAGAAGGACACGCTCACCTATATAGGACAGAACCTCATAGTGAACATCGACGACCAACTCAAAGCCCTCAACAAACGGGATGAGAACGAACTGAAGAACCTCATTACCTGCCCGATGGTCAAATACCGCATGCCCTACGACAAGTATGTAGAGGAGCATCCCCACTTGTCAAGCTTTGTGGCATCAGTGAACGGCAATGACTTTCTTACAGACCCTACAGGAAGCAGACGCTTCCTGCCCTTTGAAGTGCTTTCCATAGATATTGAGAGAGCAAAAGCGATCTCGATGAACAATGTTTATGCGGAAGCCAAAGCCCTGTTAAAGTCAGGTTTTCGCTATTGGTTTGATGATGATGAGATTGCCGAACTATACAGAGAGAGTGAGGACTTTCAAGTACAAACTGCAGAGATGGAGCTTTTGTTGCGTTGTTTTGAAAAGCCAACGGAGGATGAAAGTTATTCGTTAATGACCACTACGGAGATACTCACCTATTTGGGTATTTATACCCACCAACCACTTGTTGCCAAGCGGATGGGCGAAGCCTTGAAGAAAGCAGGATACATAAAGGTGAGCAAACGAAGAAACGGTGGTAGCCCCATCTATGTCTACAAGATTAGGAAAATCTTGCCCTGCCCGCTCCTTCAAACTTGTAGTAGCCAAATGTAG
- a CDS encoding helix-turn-helix domain-containing protein, with translation MGYFIITDSNWTRLRNEILSLAETCHKAFGEQSKHTDWLHNGDVCKLLNISKRTLQHYRDTGVLPFSQIGHKCYYRREDVELLLQTKSEKSKTDKSMNNK, from the coding sequence ATGGGATATTTTATCATTACGGATTCAAATTGGACAAGGCTCAGGAATGAGATTCTCAGCCTTGCCGAGACCTGCCACAAGGCATTCGGGGAACAGAGCAAGCATACCGATTGGCTGCACAATGGTGATGTATGCAAGTTGCTCAACATCAGCAAGCGCACATTGCAGCACTACCGGGATACAGGTGTACTTCCATTCTCTCAAATCGGGCATAAGTGCTATTACAGGCGTGAGGATGTGGAGCTATTGCTCCAAACTAAATCGGAGAAATCAAAAACGGACAAATCCATGAATAACAAATAA
- a CDS encoding helix-turn-helix domain-containing protein — translation MEQVRDLNMEADDMQVVLSALKGVSKRIKEVAKTHKPLFGGEHFLTSKEVCERLYISPRTLQDYRDRGIIPYTQFAGKILYKASDLEKMLKDNYREQKQVP, via the coding sequence ATGGAACAAGTAAGAGATTTGAACATGGAGGCAGACGATATGCAGGTGGTGCTGTCCGCACTAAAAGGGGTAAGTAAGCGGATTAAGGAAGTGGCAAAGACACACAAACCGCTCTTTGGCGGTGAGCACTTTCTCACGAGTAAAGAGGTGTGCGAAAGGCTGTACATCAGCCCTCGCACCTTGCAGGACTATCGGGATAGGGGAATTATCCCCTACACCCAGTTCGCAGGAAAAATCCTCTATAAGGCCTCAGATTTGGAAAAGATGCTAAAAGATAATTATAGGGAACAGAAACAAGTGCCTTAG
- a CDS encoding ArsR/SmtB family transcription factor, which yields MEDKLHTTNLEQIAHFAKAMGHPTRMAILAFLAKQDSCFFGDIHEELPIAKATVSQHLKELKEAGLIQGEVEAPKVKYCINKDNWQAAKKMFADFFAQPCNNKGCRR from the coding sequence ATGGAAGATAAACTGCACACAACAAATCTGGAACAGATAGCTCATTTTGCCAAAGCAATGGGACATCCAACGAGGATGGCAATTCTTGCTTTCTTGGCAAAACAAGATAGTTGCTTCTTCGGTGATATTCACGAAGAACTACCTATTGCCAAAGCAACCGTTTCGCAGCATTTGAAGGAATTGAAAGAAGCCGGCTTAATCCAGGGTGAAGTGGAAGCGCCCAAAGTTAAATATTGTATCAACAAGGATAATTGGCAAGCTGCGAAGAAGATGTTTGCAGATTTCTTTGCGCAACCCTGCAATAATAAGGGCTGTCGTAGGTGA